The nucleotide sequence CGCAGAATGCCTTCCATAATTTCAGGATAGGCCCAACTGTTTTCCGCTGGAATTCGATTCGGATCAATGCCCAGGACCGTTGCGACTTTGGCTCGATCGTCGGAACACTTGAAGTCGTATCCTCCCATCAGGCTGGTTGTGTTGCTGAACAGTCGCGATCCCATCGCGTTGCACTGTCCGGTGATGGAGTTGGCCCCGGTCCCCGGCCGGCCAATGTTTCCCGTCATCAGAGCCAGATTGATGATCGCTTGAGCCGTTCGAACCCCCTGATGACTTTGATTTACCCCCATCGTCCACCAGAACGAAGTTCGGTTTCGGTCGTGAATCGTCTCTGCAAATCGCACGATCTGATCAGGACGTAATCTCGTTTCGGCGGCGACACGCGAAACCTCAAACGGTTCAACAAACCGCGCAAACTGGTCATACCCTTCCGTCGATTGGTCAATGAATCCTTGATCGACCCAGCCGTTTTCAATCAGAATGCGCGCGGTCCCATAAAACAGAATCTGATCCGATTTCGGTGCGATTGCCAGATGCTGTGTCGCGTACATCGCGGTTTCGGTCATGCGGGGATCGATCACGACGATCTCAGGCGATCGGCGATTTCGCATCACGCGTTCCCACATGATGGGATGAGCCAGACACGGATTGGCTCCCGTAAAGACGAGAACGTCAGACTCTTCGAAGTCCGCGTAGGTGTAGGGGGGGGCATCAAATCCAAATGCCTGCTTATACGCGACCACGGCTGTCGCCATACATTGGCGCGTGTTTCCATCACCGTGAAGCATTCTCATTCCGAATTTCGCCAGCGCTCCGAGGAAAGCCATCTCTTCCGTGGCGATTTGTCCTGTGCTGAGAAAGGCAATGGAATGGGGTCCGTGTTGCTCCTGAATCCCCTTCATGCGGGATACAAACTCGGTCAGCGCCGTGTTCCAATCCACAGTGACCAGTTTACCGCTGGCATTCCGCATGAGGGGTGTCGTCGCCCGATCGGGTGCGTCAAGGACCGTGAGGGCTTCCCAACCTTTGGGGCAGGCCATCCCCAGGTTCACCGGGTAGTCCGTCGATGGAGATAAGTTTGCTGCCACGCCATTGCGAAGATGGATGTCCAAACTGCAACCGGTTGAGCAATAGCCGCAGACCATCTTCGTGACAGCTTCGGGCAGATGACGCGAAGGAAGTTGCCCGAGACCGAATCCGCCAGGTTCCTGCACCAGTTCTCGGGCTAATGCCCCTTCGCGCTGATGAATGAGCGACAACGGAGGAACTTGTCGAAGACTGTCAATCAGCTTACTCATGAGCGTACTCCACCCGGCATGCGGGGGCTCGAGACCGCGGCAAAGAACAGGTAGCGTTCGAACAATTCCGCACCGAGACAGCCGAACCAGATGAGACAAATCGTGCTGGCAATCAACGGTTCCGCAAGGACTGATCCGTCCTTCTTCAGCAGATGCAACAACAGCGATGGCAGAGCAAGTCCGCCCAGCACCCCCAGGCTGAGTCGCGCCCATGCCACGGGGAGCAGCGGTCCGCAGACAAGCAAGGCCGAACGCTTCAGCGAGGTCATCCGCGAACTTAATCGATGCCTCAACAGCGCGAGGTCAAACAGCAGCTTTGCCAGATTGAACGCGATGACCATGGGAACCAGTGAACGACCAATTCCAAGCAGCATCCGTGTTGCGACGTTGGCATCAACGAACCATTGCATCAGCAGGCACGAAAGCAACGTCGTCGTCGTCCCCAGCAGCGCAGTCGTTAATGTAAACCGAATGAGTGTCTGTTCGAGATTCCACAGGTCTCGCTGGGTGAAAACATAAATCATGACCGAACAGAAGACCCCGCTGAGCCCGACCGATGAGACCAGTCCCCCGAGGATCGGCAGGTAGGGGTGGACAAAACGCGCCATCGGCAATGCAGTCGACGAGGGCTGACTGTCAATCCAGCATGCCACCGCATAGAGAACTGCTAAGCACGCGAACAGACCGAACAACACAATCTCGCGACTCAGCCATGAGTGTCGCCAGCCCAGAATTCCGCGAAAGGCGTAAAGAGGACGCCCCAGATGGCAGGTGCTTGCGGCGAGGGCGAGCAGGCCAAGAATCAATGCACTCGTCGCATGCAGTGGACGAAAGAATGCAGCCAGATCCGCCCCGACCGTCGTATCGAGAATGAATCCAATCGTGAAGGCCCCAACCGACAATTGCGTCAAAACCAGCATCAGGATCAACGGCCAATGAGGATGGGCAGGGCTGATCGAATAATAGTCCGCAGGCAGCATATTCCGCGGAAACTGACGTGAAGTTTTATAGGTCGTCGTCGGCAGTGTCAGACTGGGATCGGGAGCCGCGGGCAGAAAGTTGTTCGCCTCGGAATCTTCGATCACTCGCTGAATGCTCACAACCCCAATCGCGATCGCTTCGTGAGGACATGCCTGCACGCAGGCTGGGGCCTCCCCCTTCGACAACCGATTCGAGCACATGTCGCACTTGCGCACGATCCCTTTCCCCGGATGATATTTGGGAACGTTGTAGGGGCAGGCAAGTGTGCAGTACTGGCAGCCGAAGCATTGATCGTCCAAGTGCTTGACAATACCCGTCTCGGCATTTTTTTCGTAAGCATCCACAGGGCAGGCGCTCATGCATGCGGGCTCGACACAATGATGGCACGCCGCAGTCACATGCTGCATGACAGGATTAAATTCGGTCCCGCCGACAAGCAGTCCCACATCACGCCACGTTTCATTCTGATCCAGTCCATTTAACGAGTGGCAGGCCGTGACGCAGGCTTTGCAACCCGAACAGCGGTCGAGGTCCACCTCAAACGCATACTGCTGCCCTGCCGCAGGAGGTGTCGCCGGGAGGAGCTTCTCGTAGTACCTGGCCTGGGCGGGTCTGTTATCAGTCCGGTGTTCTCGAGAAAACATCTCAACAGCGCTTAATTCCTGCTGCTGCTGAAGGAGATGGGCGATCAACGAAATGCCGTCAGGACGCTCGGCCGGAACCGGAGAAAGATCATGATGAAAATCCTGCAGTGTCAGGGGGCGGGTTTGGAGTGTCGTCATGATGCAGTCACCGATTCAGGGTGTTCTGCACAGCTCGTTGCCAGGCTGCAACCAATCTCCGTGGCATACACGTCATCAAGGATTTCGACGCGCGGAAGATCCAGGTAGACGCTTCCCCCTTCGACTTTGATCGGGAAGGTTTTGATTTTGTACTCCGCATCCGACAGGGATTCGCCAGTTTTCAGCGAGAAGGTTTTCTTGTGAAGTGGACAAGCCACTTTCGGGGTCCCGTTCGCATCACCAATCAGTCCGCGCGACAGGACGAACGCTTTCTTGTGCGGGCACATGTTTTGAGTGGCGTACCATTCCCCTCGGCTGGAGTAGTTGAAAACCGCGATCTGCGTTTTGCCGTATTTGACTGTCGCACCTCCATCCATGGGAAAGTCATCGACCGCCCCCACTTTGACCCAGCGAGTCTCCGCGTCAGTCACCCGACCGAATTGCCGGTCGACATCTGACTGGAACTGTTCCAGAGAGACAATTTCGTTCGGCCAGTCAGCCGGACGGGTCTGGCCCCGTTCCGTCACGAATTCGATGCAGGGTTCCGTCTCTTCGGTATTGACGAATTGCCGGAATCGCTTGCGCTTTTCGGGGTCATCCACGACCGACTTCCACTCGCACTGATACGTATCAACCAGATGCTGAAGCCTGGACTCCAGTTCTGAGGCCAGTCCCAGCGAGTCGTCGATCACAACCGCGCGGATGTGATCGATCCCCCCTTCAAGCTTGTCGCACCAGACCGAGGTTCGCGTCAGCTTGTCGGCCGTCGCGATGTAGTACATCAGAAATCGATCGATATACCGAATCGCAGTCTCTTCATCGATCCCCGCTGCCAGAAGTTCGGCATGGCGTGGTTTTGTTCCACCGTTCCCACAGACGTAGAGGTTATAGCCCCCTTCCACCGCGATCAGACCAACGTCCTTCGACTGTGCCTCGGCACATTCCCGGGTACACCCTGAAACGGCCATTTTGATCTTGTGAGGTGAACGAATCCCCTTGTAGCGGTTCTCGACTTCAATCGCGAAACCGACTGAATCCTGCAAACCGTACCGACACCACGTCGTCCCGACGCAGCTTTTGACGGTTCTCAGCGATTTGCCGTAGGCGTGCCCGCTTTCGAATCCGGCATCGACCAGCTTTTCCCAGATGTCGGGCAAGTCCTGAACCTGTGCACCGAACAGGTCAATCCGTTGTCCACCCGTAATCTTCGTATAGAGATTGTACTCCTGAGCAACCTCACCCAGCACAATCAGCTTTTCAGGAGTGATCTCACCTCCGGGGACACGTGGCACAACCGAATACAACCCGCCTCGCTGCATGTTGGCCAGAAATCGATCATTGGTATCCTGTAAGGCTTCGTGCCGTGGATCAAGGATATTGTCATTCCAGAGCGATGCCAGAATGGAGGCAATCGTTGGCTTGCAAATTTCGCAACCTGTGCCCGTTCCGTATTGCTTGAGAATCTCGGAAAACGTTTTCAACTGCTTGAGTTTGATCAGCGCGAATAACTCGGTTCGTGAATACGCAAAGTGTTCGCACAAATGGTTCGACACATTCTTTCCGAGCCGCTTCATGTGAGCCTTGAACAGGTCCGTCACTTGTGCAAAACAGCCGCCGCAACTGGCCCCCGCCTTTGTGCACGCCTTCACGGCCGCCGGGGACTCAAGATTGTGTTCCGTAATCGCGGCACAAATCGCCCCTTTGGAGACGTTGTTGCAAGAGCAGATCGGGGCCGAGTCGGGCATGCTGTCGATTCCACCCACCGCCGAAGCCGAGGTCGAACTCCCCACGATCAATTCATGAGGAGGGCAGGGGAGGACCGTACGTGTTTTCGCCAGCATCGAGAGCATCCCGTACTGAGACGCATCACCAACGAGAATCCCCCCCAGCAGATATTTGCCGTCGCGCGAGAACAGCAGCTTTTTGTACTTGCCACCAAACGGGTCTTCAAATTGCAAAGGTGTCGCGGTCTCTATAGTGGCCTCATAGTCACCGAAGCTCGCAACTTCGACACCCATCAGCTTGAGTTTGGTTGAGACATCCGCTTTTTCGAATCGCTTGTCCCCCCCTGTCAGAGTGGAGGCCAGCGCATCCGCCATCTCATACCCCGGTGCCACCAATCCGTAGATCATCCCGTTGTGATACGCACATTCGCCAATGGCATAAATGTGGGGATCAGAAGTTCTCAGCTGGTCATCAATTTTGACTCCCCCCTGCGGGCCGAGTTCCAGGTGAGCCAGAACCGCGAGTTCGTCTCGAGGGCGGATTCCCGCAGATACAACGATCATGTCGACCGGGAGTCGAGTCCCATTGTCAAACTCGATCCCTTCCACCTGGGTTTGACCGTGAACGGCCTTCGTAGTGCAGTTCAGATGAACGTGGACTCCCAGCGCAGCGATCTGATTGACCAGGACCCGGGATCCTGCATCATCGATCTGGCGGTGCATCAGTCGGCCGGTGTTCTGGATGACGTGCGCTTCCAGCCCCAGATCGTAAACGGCCTTGGCCGCCTCCAGCCCCAGTAGACCACCACCGATCACCGCACATCGTCGCGACGTGGAGGCGTGGGAAATCATCCGTTCCAGGTCTTCAATCGTGCGGTAAACAAAGACGCCTCGTTTTTCGATGCCGGGAACTTTTGGAACGAATGGATAGGAACCCGTTGCCAAGACCAGCCGGTCATATTCAATCACCACTCCTTTTTGAGATGTGACTGTCCGTTGCTGGCGATCGATCCGGTCGGCACGATCGCCCACATGCAGTTCGACGCCGTTCGCCGAGTACCAGTCGAGCTTTGCAAGCATTAGCTTTTCTGCATCGCGATGGGCGAAGAACGATGTCAGCCCGACCCGGTCATACGCCGCTCGAGGTTCTTCGCAGAAGGTCACGATCCGATATTGCCGAGCTGTGTCGTATTGAACCAGCTTCTCGCAGAAACGAAGTCCGACCATTCCGTTGCCAATGACAACGATCGTCTGTTGGTCCGAAGCGCAAGTTTGACGGGATTGGGCAGTGATCATGACCTACTCATCCTGAGCAACAGAAAGTTGAAGCGGAAATCGACGCAATGAGACAGGCACCCCTCAAACCACGGCGGGGGCACGTGAGAGTTCCAGGTCTGTCTGGTCCGGCAAGCGGTCGCTCAATGGGGGACTCACCGTCTCCGGTTCGCCAGCGAAGCGGACCGTCAGCACAGTGAACGACGCACACGTGACGCAGATGCCAAGAATGAACAGGGCTGTCGGCCAGGTGAGTGCGTTACTTTTGAAGAGGAACCCCGCAGCCACGGCCCCCGCGTTGCCTCCTGCTCCAACAATCCCCGTCACGCTGCCCAGGGCTTTGCGATTCAGGAATGGGGCAACAGAATAGGTCGCGCCGTTGGACATTTTGACGAACAATCCCAGCAGCATCAGCAGCGGAATTCCTGCCCATAATGTGCGTGCTTGGGAAAAGAGAAGCAGAGCCAGTCCTTCACAAAATAAGGCGATGAACAGCCATTTGACTCGTCCATTCACCCCCCATCGGTCCCCAAACCGGTCGCCGATAATTCCTCCCAGAGCCCGTGCGAAGAGATTCATTCCGCCAAACAGGCCTGCAATCATCCCTGCCGTCGCCACGGCTTGAACTTTGTCCCCGCTGCTCAACTCGCCGAAGTAGTCGACGAAGTACAACGCAGCGATATTGTCGAGCGTTAATTCCATTCCAAAGCAGCAGCCATACGCCAGAAATAGAATCCAGACTCGATAGTCGCAACAGGTCTTCCAGAAGGATCCCGATCCTGCTTTTGAGGACGTCAGGTGTCCCTGGCGTCGCAAGTCTGAAAAGTTGCCCGCCGGGGTGTCCTGCGTCAGGAAATAATAGGCGACCCCCATGAGCGCACAGACGATTCCCGTGATGAGCAGGCTGACCCGCCACGCACTGGCAGAGCTGAATCCAGGAAGGCTGAGGAAAGCGGCGAACATGAGCGGAATCACCATCTGCGTGACTCCCCCACCCAGGTTCCCCCAGCCGGCCGTGGTCGCGTTGGCCGTTCCAACACAGTTGGGAGCAAACATGATCGAAGTGTGATATTGGGTGACGACAAACGAGGCCCCAATCACTCCGATCGCAATCCGAAACAGCAGAAACGTCACATAGTCAGAGGCGAGTCCGATCAACATGACCGGGACCGCCCCCACGATCAAAAGCCCCGAGTAAGCGAGTCGAGGCCCGATCCGGTCACACAGCCAGCCGATGAACAAGCGGGCGAAGAAGGTAATTCCCACCGATCCGATGATACACCAGCCAACCTGATCTCTCGTCAATTGGAATTCGTCGCGAATGATCGGCATTAAGGGTGCAATGCCAAACCACGCGAAGAAGCAGAAGAAGAAAGCGATCCAAGACATATGAAACGCACGCATCGGCGGCGAATGAATGTCCAATAATTGAATGCGTGTGGCCTTGGCAGAAACATCCATTCAGTTTTTCCTGTCACAGATCACCGACGAAATGGAACTCACGCAGTCGCTGGCTCGTGCGAAGTCTCGAAAGGAAATCACTGCGAGAACAAATTCATTGCGGCGGTGTCGCGCTATCAAATGGGTGACTTCCCAGCGGAGAACCCATTTCTGGCTCCGAAGAAGTCGCGCCGAAATCAACGAGGAACTCGGACAACTCGAGGTGCCAGTCCCATGTTCTCAACACGGGGTTGAGTACGATGCGGAAACGAAAGCACTTCTGTTTTTCATGCCACTCAGTGGATTGACCCTCGTTGGCAAAGGATGTGCCTGCAGTTGTTCGGCGTGATTTGCACGGGCTCGAAATTTCGGACAGCCGAACGGTTCCATGTGGAAAGTCACCATCACCTTGAGGAAGCGAGTTGCGTCAGGCCAAGTATGCCTGATGGCACTTCCTCAATATGCTTTCCCGACCAAGATCCGGTGCGTAAAACTTATCATCGGAATCACTTACAACGTCGTACAGACAGCGAGACACGTAGAAGAGACAGACTCCACCGCTCGTTCTCCCGCAACATTCCTGTCCTTCGATCGCCTCTGCCGAGAAGCCGCCTGCGCACAGTTCATGCACACAATTGCCGCTTTTGGTGGCATAGCATGTTCTCAAGGGGCCGCCGCGAAAAGAGCCCGATTCTCAAGGAATCTCTCCCCCCGGCCTCTCTTCCTTGAACCTCTCTTCCTTGAATGCACTTGGCAACCTGACACCTTTCCTGCCGCACTAAGGGGTCACCTGTCAGCGGAACGAAGTTTGCGTCCTGCCACTGCTGGAACTGCTATCCTCCCTGTCTCGGGCACGATGCTCACAACAGACTTCAACAGGACTTTTGGCCGCCCGATCACTGGTAAACTTTCCCGCACACACTGGCTTGGTACCTTTGGAAAATGGTGCGAGAAAACCCCGCTCGACGACTCGACAAACGGATCTGGTTTTCGCTGAGTCTCTCAGCGGGGCTCGTCATTCTGCATCAATTCCTGATTCAACCGTCTCTCGTCCAATTGACGTCCGATGCCCCGGTGATCAATCTCGCGGGACGGCAACGGATGCTGTCCCAGAAACTGGTGAAGGAGGCACTGGCCTTCGTCGCCACCACCGAGAATACGACGCGGGAACTGCGACGCGGGGAGTTTGCCGAAACCCTCGAAACCTGGCGATCTGCCCATCTGCAACTCCGGAGAACGACCGTCGAAAGGGGCCTCTCGACCAATCCAGAGCTTGACTCGGGATATCGGCGCCTTGAGCCGCTCTTTCAGGCGATGAACGATGCCGGGATAAAGCTTCTGGCAAGTCATGATTCCCATGCCCAGCAAAGTGCCCTCGAAGGATTGCTGCTCAATGAACCCGAGTTCCTGAAGGAAATGCACAGTCTGGTCGGCGTGTACGAAGACCAGGCACGAACGCACGTGCGGCAATTGCAGGGGCTCGGTTTTGTCATCATGGTCGGAATTCTGGGAACGCTCCTGCTGGTTCAGTTTGGTGTGATGCGCCCCGAACTGAACAGTGTGGGAAAGGCTTGGGAAAAATCCGAAGCGAACTACGAACTGCTGGTGGAATCCATGACGGATGGCCTGGTCGTCCTGGATGCAAACGGCAGGATCGAATTCGCCAATCGACGGCTCGGAGAGATGCTCGGCCAGGAGAGTGAAGTCTTCATCGGACGTTCTCTCTCAGAGTTCGTGGCAGCAATCGACCAGCCGACTTATCAGCGCCTGCTTGCCATTGATGAATCCCCACAGTCAGCCGACATCAAGTTTGTTCGCTTTGAGGGAGGGGAGGTCGAGACCTCAATCTCGCCTCAACGAATGAGCCGCATTCAGGGAGACCCGCCCCGTCTACTACTGGTCATCACGGATACCACCATTCGCAAACAGATCGAACGTCGCAGCCAGGACCTTCAAACGCAACTGGTACACGCGAACCGGTTGAAGTCGATGGGAACCATGGCAGCAGCTCTGGCCCATGAAATCAACCAGCCACTGGGAGCCATCTCCAACTACGCGGAAGGCTGCCTCACCCGGCTGACCGGTGCTTCGCCTGATCCCCGGGAACTCGTCAGTCCCTTGCGTGCCATACTGCAGGCCTCTCTGCGCGGAGGCGAAATCGTTCGACGCACACGCAACTTTTCCCGCCGTCGCCCCTTTCGACTCGCCCCCGAATCCCTTAACGAACTTGTTCGTGAGATCGACGAACTTTGCCGGCCCGAAGCCCGGCGACGCTCCGTTGTCCTGGAACTCGACCTCGACGACACTCTGCCCGACGTGGCCGCCGATGGAATCCAGATCCAGCAAGTCTTGGTCATCCTCATTGAAAACGCTTTCAACGCACTCGATCACAGGGACCCCTCGCAAAGGAAGATCACGCTGACAACGCGTGCACGACCGATCGATGAGATCGAAATCTCCGTCAAGGATTCGGGACCGGGTCTGGTGCCTGACACGTCACAGTCCCTCTTCGAACCATTCGTCACCACGGAAGTGAACGGGACTGGCCTTGGCCTGACCATCGCCCGTGGAATCATCGAAGCTCATGGCGGAAAAATCTGGCATGAACCCAATGACGCTGGCGGTGCCGAATTCCGATTCACTCTGCCGATTCTGGCCGAGTCACCCGGGTCCGACCAAACCTGGCGCAAGGCACAGCCACCAACACCGCTGGATGTGAGCGAGGCTGTGGACGCGGATCTCCTGGAAACATCCCTTCTCGGTAACCAACCCCTCCCTTCCGACATCCAGAACGTCTGTACTTCCGTCGCCTCAACACAGAGGGACCGAACATGATTGGAGACGGTTCCCCTGTCGCTTTCATCATCGATGACGACGCGGACATGCGTGGATCGCTGGAATTTCTGATTCAGTCCATTGGAATTGCGACCGTCTGCTATGCTTCGGCAACCCGCTTCCTGGAGAACCTGACCCCTTCGCCAGCAGGTTGTGTCGTGTGCGATGTGCGCATGCCCGAGATGAGTGGTCTTGATCTGCTCGAACACCTCGTCCGACTTAGCAGCCCTCTCCCGGTCATCCTGATGACGGGCTTCGCCGATGTCCCCATGGCCATTCGGGCCATGAAGCTCGGCGCCGCGGAATTCATCGAAAAGCCCTTCAGTGGTCAGGTGATGCTGGAAGCCATCCAGCGCACCTTGATCGAAGATCGCACTCGGCGCACCTCGCGTGAGATATGGAGCGACTTCGCTGGCCGCATGGCAAACCTCACCGAAAAGGAACGCTCGACACTCGATCTGCTCATCTCGGGTGCCCCCAATAAGACCATTGCAGCGCGACTTGAGATTACCGAGCGGGCGATTGAAGGGAGAAGAGCCTCCATCATGAAGAAGCTCGGTGTCAGCACCTTCGCCGAACTTGTCCGACAGGTCACTCAATATGAACTTCTGCCCCAACTGCACGAGCGACCCCGCCTGTGACCTGTTGCGAGGCGACACGGAACCGAACAAGGCAGATACGGTCCCGTTCAACCCGTTCCCCGGAATGATTCCCAGTCGTTCGCACCTCCCGCCATCGCATCGAGTCGCGGCCGTGACGTCCCACACGAGCATCCGGTGGAGACGTCCTGGCCTGTGTCGCCCATCTCAAATATAAAAAGTCCCCTTGAACGGAGAGGTCTAACGGGAATGACCCCACGTCGAGATCAGGAGAGCCACATTCCTGACCCGAGTGGCGGAAGGAGGGTGAATTCCGAACTATTCCGGCTGGCCCTGTTCGGACGACTGTTCGGGAGTGTCTGGCGATGTCAGCCAGTTGCTGATGACGGGATAATCGGCCCGATCATGGCTGACGACCTGAGCATGCCGTCGTCCACTCGCGCGGCGATGTTCGCTCTCGCCATCCTCAATTTCCGCATAGGCAGGGACCATCACCGTCAGCATCATCAGTTGCGCAACACCGACTCCGAAGATTCCCCGAATTGTATCCATACATCACTCTCTACTTTTTTACGTGAACCATTCGTTACGATCGAAAGAGCGAAGTTGCTTTCGATCTTACTGGCGGTAAATACGTCATTCCGGGCCACTGCTGACAGGTGAATTCAAACCGTCTTGCAGTAATGAAAGTGAATCGCGATTCACCGCTGAATTTCGCGAAAGTCAGCCCGCGAAGCTTTCAGAACTGTAAACGCACTCACATCGCAGAGCCCCTATTCAGCTCCCCCCGTCCACGCGCCGCCACTTTCCTCTGCCTAGCGCTCGTCATTTAATCACCACCAGGCCCATTGAAGGTCAACCGGCATTGAGAAGTCGTGACGAGCATTGATAACGACGAGAGCTCACGGAGAGATCTCCCGGGGAATGGCTTCGGCGTGACGGGGCAGAGGGGGGATCCCATTCCGAGTTGTTCCAGCCCCTCCGTTCCCCCCCGCCGTCGACAATTGAGCCAGCGCGGGATAGTTTCATAAAACGAACTGCGCGCTGCACATCGTTTGAGCACCTTGAGCATCTAATCGCAAAACACCTGTTTTTCAGGCGTTTCAATTAGATGCTCAAGCTTGAGCATCTTGAGCACCTTGAGCATCTAATCAACCCCCGGCCAGGAACACGTCTCCTGTGCATCACGCACCTCCCCGGAAAAAGCTCCACGCCCCGTCGGCCCCCAGTGCCGTCGGCTCTCCGTGCCGGGTCAAACTCCACCAACAGAATCTGCGCCAGCGCAACCCGCCCCCGCGTCGACACAACACGAAAAATAGCGACAAAGAGCTTTGTAGCATAGAGACCACCACAAATAACGTCAAGATGTCTTGTCGCAGGATTGCTTTATGCGGACAGTCTCGCAGCATCCGCGCCGAGGTGCTGTCCCCCA is from Schlesneria sp. DSM 10557 and encodes:
- a CDS encoding response regulator transcription factor, whose amino-acid sequence is MIGDGSPVAFIIDDDADMRGSLEFLIQSIGIATVCYASATRFLENLTPSPAGCVVCDVRMPEMSGLDLLEHLVRLSSPLPVILMTGFADVPMAIRAMKLGAAEFIEKPFSGQVMLEAIQRTLIEDRTRRTSREIWSDFAGRMANLTEKERSTLDLLISGAPNKTIAARLEITERAIEGRRASIMKKLGVSTFAELVRQVTQYELLPQLHERPRL